CGCTCGATTCGGCTCTCTACGTCGAGCGCAAAGAAGTTAAAAACCTCTCATTTGATCTGAGCACCTTTAAGATGGAGCGCATTAGCGAAGAAGAGCAGTACGCCCTACACCTAGTTGATACGATGCTGACAGCAACCCTTCACTCGCTAATCCTTGGTGAGGCGCGCGAACGTGGCCTGGCATACTACGTTTGGTCTACATTTGATATGGGCAGCAACAACACTTCCTGGGATTTTGGAGCGGAAGTTAGCAAGAAGAATATTGAACAACTTTTTGATATCATGACGTTCCAGCTTCGTAAGATTCTCGATGGTGATATTGATAAAGACGATATCGAGATGGCTAAACAATACCGACTTGGTGCCTTCCAAATGGGCGCGCAAACTGTCGGTAGTTTTGTGAGAAGCTATGGTTCACGCTACTTCTACGATGAAACAATCACCGACTATGACAACATTCCCGATCACATCAAGGCCGTCACCAAGACGCAGATGGTTAAAGTGGTCCAGGAGATGTTTGAAGACGATGTCTGGGGACTTGGCGTGCTTGGTAGTTGCGGTACCGAATACGCCGAAAAGCTGAGAGAGAAACTTCAAATCCTGTGGAGGTAGGTCTCGTGGAGAGCGTACAGCGCCAGGTTGAAGAGCTGTCAGGGAAGATTAGGGAAGCCATTGTCACTGCTAAGATTGGTCAGCTAGAGCAAGAGGACGAGCAACTCACTAAAGAGGCCAGTGACCCTCAGTTTTGGAACGACTCACTACGAGCGCAGGAGGTAACGAGACGACAGGTTAAACTGAAGACCCTGATTGAGCCGCTTCGACAGCTTGAAAAGGATGTCAATGATTTGAAGGAGTTGGCCCGGCTTGGTGATGCTTCGATGACCGAAGAGCTCGTAGGCCAAATCGGAGAACTCGAGAACCGATACTCAGAGATGCAACTGGCTGTCAGTCTGTCGGGTCAATACGATGATCACGATGCAGTAGTTGAGCTTAGAGCTGGCGCAGGTGGGACTGATGCTCAGGATTGGACTAAAATGTTAGAGCGTATGTATCTTCGTTGGGCCCAAGCTCATAAGATGAAGACCGAGATAGTTGATAAGTCCGCGGGTGAAGAGGCGGGCATTAAGAGTGAGTCGATCGTTATAAGCGGTCAGAATGCCTATGGTTTATTGAAGGGTGAGCATGGTGTACATCGTTTAGTGCGCCTAAGCCCGTTTAACGCAGACCATCTCAGACAAACCTCGTTTGCTATGGTGGAAGTACTACCACAAATCGACCGCCCTGAAGAGCTACCACTCGATGAAAAGGATCTTAAGATTGACGTCTTTCGGGCCGGTGGCCATGGGGGCCAGTCGGTTAATACAACGGATTCTGCTGTCAGGGTCACTCACGTCCCGACCGGGATTGTTGTCACGATCCAAAATGAGCGTTCCCAACTTCAAAATAAGGAAACTGCCTTAAAGATTCTACGTTCAAGACTGGCGCAACTTCAGCTTGTTCAGCACAAGGAGAGAATCGATGAGTTGAAAGGTCCGAACCAATCTGCGGAGTGGGGGAATCAGATACGTTCGTACGTCCTTCACCCGTACACTTTAGTAAAAGATAACCGCACTAAGCATGAAGAACACGATGCGCAGCGTGTTCTCGATGGTGATCTTGATCCGTTCATTAATAGCTATCTCACGAGCAGCACCAAGTAGACCTCCGTTAGCGTGATACAATGCGATTAAGCATGACAGAAAGGACGGATTCTTAAATGCAGACTAGCCTTGACCCTAAAGATTTTCAGACCTTTGTCTATAAGTCCTTTCAGTTTGATGATGGCTGTCATAGTCTTCAACTGCACTACGCGCTTGAAGGTAGCGGGCAACGTCTGAACTTTACTGAAAGTATAGGCATTCCCTCAGAAGATGGACCCTTCGTGAGTGATAAGTCGATATGGGATGGGGCGGATCGATTAGGTCGCCTTCTATTCATAGCCTGTGGCCTTAGCTACTTCAACCTTGCGGCCCCCAGAAACGTGCGCGTCGAAGTCCCGATCAGCGGTGTAGAAAATCAGTTTTTAACAACTCTTTTCTCCAAAGGGCTGACTGAGTTTGCCTATTCGAATAACTTGCCAAATGCCCTCCATCCAACTATAGAAGCTAGCCAGAGAATTGATCCGAAACCTGTTAAGTTAGCCAACGTGCTTAAAAAGAGTGATACACCAGTAGTTATGATAGGGGGTGGCAAGGACTCTATTGTGACCATTGAATCGCTACGAAGCTCCGGTCACGACAAGCAACTTCTTTTCTCGGTTAACACATTTGCACCGATGCAAAGAACAGCCGAGGTGGCTAGTTTTCCATACATACATGCAAAACGAACCCTAAGTCCTAATCTCTTTGAGCTCGACGAGACACAGCTCTACAAAAGACGACATGTCCCAGTGACCATCATCGTCTCATTGGTGGGCGTACTTACGGGTATCCTCAACGGCCACAGCACTGTTATTCTCTCTAATGAGCGCTCCGCTTCTGTCGGTAACGTCACTTGGGAAGGAGTCGAGGTTAACCACCAGTGGGCGAAGAGCCTAGAGGCCGAAAAACTACTGACCGATACACTCAAACAAGTCGTTTCGCTCGACATTTCGTGTTTCTCGCTGCTCAGACCGCTATCAGAGCTACGGATTGCGCGCCAATTTGCAAAGTTAACACAGTACCACGCAGTCTTTACGAGCTGTAACCGCTCATTTCGTCTTGACCCATCACAACGTTTCCACGATTGGTGTGACAATTGCGATAAATGTAGATTCGTTTTCCTAGCTCTCGCCCCCTACTTAAGTAAGGAAGAGCTGCTTGGCATTTTCGGCAAAGACCTACTGGCTGATCCGAGCCAGCTACGTGGGTATCAAGAGCTACTCGGTATTGTTGGCCATAAGCCACTCGAGTGCGTTGGCGAGCTCGAAGAGACTCGTTTGGCTCTCGAGCTAGCCAAAAAGACAGGGAACTGGGATAACGTTGCAACTTTCAACCAGCTTTTGAAAGACCTCCCTGAGAGCGTCATGCCGACCAAGACACAAGTGGCCGAAGTCTTTGAGACCTCATCATCACACCTGATTCCCGGACAGTTTCAGGGAGCATTAGATGAAATTGAGTGATCTCGCCGGTAAGAAATTTGCAATCTGGGGAGTGATCCGCGAGGGTACCATCATGGCTAACGTGGCTGATAAAGCTGGGGCTATCGTTAGTCTTGTTTCCGACAAACGAGGGGATTCCACACCGGATGAGCTGACCCTAGAAAGTGGTAAAAAGCTAACTGTCCAGAAGGGGAGTGATGCACTATCCGCTTTGCTTGATGCTGATATTGTCTGCAAATCACCCGGGATTACCATGCATCACCCATTTGTCGACAAGATTAAGGCCAAGAATATTCCGCTTACATCTGCTACCAAGCTGTGGCTTGATGAATATACAGACAAAACAATAGCCGTGACTGGCAGCAAGGGCAAAAGTACAACCGCTAGTCTACTCGCGCATCTTATGGAGCGTCTAGGCTTTGACGTCCAACTCGGCGGCAATATCGGCGTACCTCTCTTTGCGCTACCCAAAGGACATCGCTGGTATATAGCAGAACTTTCCAGCCATCAGACGTACGACATTGACAGATCACCATGGGGTGCCGTCTTTACGGCTCTCTTCCCGGAAAATCTCGACTGGTATACCAGTGTCGAAGAGTACTACAGCGCCAAGCTTAACCTAGCTGCCCATAAGCCACACTTCGTGGTGGCAAACGGAGATAACAGCGAACTACATAGACGACTGCCGGCTGCGATCACGGCACGAGTCGAGTGGGTCCCGTCGAACCAGCTTAAAGTAGATGAGAATGGCGCAGTTGTTTTTAAGGATGCAATACTGATACCTTCAGATAAGATTCCTCTTCTTGGCCGCCACAACCAGATCAATCTCTGCCTCTGTCTTCGTGTGCTTGAGATGCTCGATGTTGATCTGCGGGAAAACAGAGACCGATTGGCCAAAGCGGTAGCCGAGTTCGCACCGCTTGCATACAGGCTACATCCGATCTCACAGAAAACTGGGTTGCGATGGGTTGATGATGGTCTATCGACGAGTCCAGAAGCTACGATCGCAGCCCTAGAAACCTTCCCTAGAGAAGAGGTAACAGTCCTAGTCGGTGGGCATGACAGGGGGCTCGACTATACATCTTTGAAGAAGTATCTGTCGGAACGAAACCAGCCGGTCACAGTCCTTACCATACCTGATACCGGCGATGCGATTGCTGAGCTCTTAATGGATCTACCAAAACATACGATTACGAGATGCTCTTCACTAGAGGAGGCCGTCAAAAAAGCTGCCGAGGTGACACCAAAGAACGGCGTGGTACTTCTTTCGCCAGGGGCGGCAAGCTTTGGACGATTCAAAGACTACGAGGCACGCTCGGCGGCCTTTAAGAAATATATTGACGAGCTTTGACTTTTAACAGAGGTGTATTGCGCGTGTTATCCCTAAAACCTTATGGTAAAATAGTCAGGTGATCTTACTAGACCGTGTGACCAAGATATATGGTAAAAACATTACGGCCTTAAATCGAGTAAGCATACATATAGAACCACGCGAATTCGTAATCATAGTGGGGACTAGTGGGGCAGGAAAGTCAACTTTCCTGAAATTGCTTACTCGAGAAGAGAAGCCTACTTCCGGCAAAATCGTTGTCGGCGGTATTGACTATGACACGCTTAAAAACAGAGAGATACCCCTCTTGCGACGCAAGATAGGTACGGTCTTTCAGGACTTTAAGTTGCTACCGAACCGAACGGTCTTCGAGAACGTCGCCTTTGCTCTCGAAATCGCAGGGATGAGCAATCGGGAGATTAAACACACTGTTCCGAAGGTTCTTGATCTCGTCGGTTTGGTTGGTAAGGAGAGTAACTTCCCAGATGAACTCTCTGGTGGTGAGCGACAAAGAGTGGCGATTGCTCGGGCCGTTGTCCGCCAGCCGAAGATTCTGCTAGCAGACGAACCAACAGGTAACCTTGACCCAAAGCATGCTTGGGATATCGTCCGTATTCTCGAGAAGATCAATAAGTATGGGACGACTGTTGTCCTCACTACTCACAATCAGGATATCGTCAACAAACTCAAGAGGCGGGTGATAACCATCAGCCACGGCAAGGTTGTTAAAGACCAAGCTAGGGGGAGTTACACGCAGCAATGAGGCGTTCGTTCATCACTTTTCTGAGGATCGTACATACTGGAGCTAAAAGCTTGCTTCGCAACTCGTGGCTTTCAACGGCGGCGACGGCAATCATGGCAGTTACCCTGACAATTATTGTTCTAACATTCGTCGCCAACATGACGTTTAACGGCCTGATCCAATCATTCACCAGCAAGATAGATGTTGCAGTTTATCTCAACGACAACATTACACCTCAGCAGCTGGCAGGCTTCGAGAAGGAACTAAGAGCATCACCCAACGTCGCTTCGGTCTCCTACACCAGTAAGGCTCAGGCTCTGGCATCCTGGGAGAAAGCGAATTCCAACAATCTTAGTCTCCAAAACGCTCTGTCACAGGTTAGCAATCCTCTGCCAGCATCGATCCAAGTAACACCTAAAGATCCGAATCAGCTTCAGAGTATTGCCAATATAGTTGGCGAGCCTGCCAACCTAAATCTCCAGTCAGGAGAACCATCCTATTCGGGTGTACGTAAGCAGGCTATTAACAGAATCGTCTCAATAGCTCACTTCATCAGGATCGTCGGTATAGGGGCAAGTGCGGTTTTTGCTATCATTTCCATCCTGATCATCTTTAATACCATCAGAATGGCCATCTTCAATCGACGCGACGAGATTGAGATCATGAAGCTTATCGGCGCGAGTAAGTGGTATATCCGCGGGCCATTCATCGTCGAAGCTGCACTCTATGGTGTGATTGCGGGTGCTATAACGCTCGCTTTTACCATGGGGCTTCTTGATACGCAGGTGCCTAATATCGCAACGTATATACCGCAGATCAGTAGCACCAGCCACTATTTCTCAATACATCGGATCTGGATCATGCTAGCTGTTATTGGTGTCGGTATGTTGATAGGTATTCTCTCGTCTCTACTAGCTACACAGCGGTATCTAAAGATGCATGCCACACCGACTCGTCGCCGTTTTCTTGGACGCCGGCTGAGTGCGACCACTACTCGAGACGCCTAAAGCTTCTTGCCCTAGCTTGACTGGGGTAGACAGGATAGCCTATAATAAATGAGCACATGCTTCACTTGTTAGCAAGCGTAAAAAACAAACCCAAAAAATCTCTTCTCAACCAGATTAGGCACATAAGAGGGTACGGAGGGATACTCTTGGCTTTTGTCCTCGCTTTTTCACTTCCTGTGGCAGTCTATGCAGATCAATTTGATACACAGATCCAACAACTCCAGCAACAACAATCACAGGCTCAGTCCCAATCTGACCAGCTTGGACAAGAAGCGGGTAATATCCAGGCTCAGATAGATACACTAGAGAATCAGATCGCATCAGTGCAGGCTCAGATTGATGCTAATACGGCCCAATATAACAGTCTGACACAGCAGATTGCTGCTGCTCAAGCTGAGCTTCACAAGCAACAGGGGATCCTCGGGGCTGACATCAAGGCGATGTACCTACAAGGTCAAACTTCGACCATCGAGATGCTGGCTTCCAGTCAGAATTTAAGCTCGTTCCTTAATCAACAGCAGTACACCAGCGTTGTTAAAGACGAGATCGTGACAACGATGGGTAAGATTCGCCAACTTAGGGAGAAGCTATCCAGCCAGCAGCAACAAGTAACAATCTTACTCAATCAGCAGAAGCAGCTAGATGCAACATTGGCTGGTCAGGAGTCGCAGGCAAATGCGGACTTGGCAGCGACCAATCAGCAGAAGGCTCAGTTTGATGCAAGTGTCGCCAATCTCTCGGGTCAGATAGCTACGCTACGAGCCGAGCAGGCTGCAGCACTCGCCGCGGCGATGGGCTCGGGTGGCTCAAGCCCTGTCGGCGGAGTCATTACGTATACTGGTCTGAGCGGTAACGTCTCTGCTTGCGGAGGGGGCTACCCAGCCGTCTACTGCAACGCGCCGCATGACTCACTCGTTGACCAATGGGGCCTCTATAACAGAGAGTGCGTCTCCTATGTTGCTTGGGCCGAACAGTATGAATATGGCCATCAGGTCCCTGACTTTAACGGAGCCGGTAATGCTGACCAGTGGATTGGGACTTTAGCTGCCGACGGTGACGCTTATGCCGATGGCAACCCGACTGTTGGAGCAGCAGTGTACATGCCGATCGGTGGTGTCGGCCATATGGCGCTTGTTAATTCGGTATTTTCACAGAACGGTCAGACTTGGGTCTACGTCAGTCAATATAACTTTGATATGAATTTAAGTGGTGACTATAGCACTATGGACGTTGAGGTAACGCCGAATCTCCAGTTCATCCACTTCACGCACTAGAATTAGTGATTACGCAGTCTGTGCTTTGTTTTCTCAGCTAACTTCCAAGCTCGATATAAACCCATCTTGAGGGGTAAGTCATAAGTCGGCTGATAGCTTTTGACTTCGCCACCGAAACGGAGTTTGAATTCGGTGACACCCTGCAGGCCGGGATAGTTAGGGCTACCTATTCCCAAGAAATCATATGAAACGACCCCATCATCTTTGAGAGCTCGCATAATCTCAATATGCAACAGGTACGGAGCGCTCTCCTGACGAGCCGCTTCATTACTCGCTCCGTAGTAGTATGTACCGTGACGTCCGTAGATAGTAACGATAGCCCAAGCAATTGGGGTATCATTCTGAAAAGCTGCGTAAAAACGAACGTGTTCACCAAGATCTCCGAGCATAGAAGTGTATGTGGCAATAGGGTGGGCGAAAAACTGGTCTCGGGCCGCGGTTTCTCTCATGATTGCGTGGTACGGTTCAAAATGAGAGCTTGCCTCGTGAGTAGGTACTTCACGGATCGTAATACCCGCTTTCTGGGCTTTTCTCATCCCTCGCCGGGCGCCTTGGGACATACTGGCAAGTATCGTATCGAAATCTTGGGTAAGATCGACGACTGTCGTTCGCTCGAGGAGTGACTTTGAGTAAGCTGGCCTAACGCCGCCTTCTTTTGCCGGCAAGCTAAGGCGGATAAAGAGAGATGACTGGTTGACCTCGCGATTGACCAGCTGCTTAAGAGTAGCAACCAGTGAGGCTAGCTCGTGGCCCGATACTTTTTCGGTCAGCAATGTCGGGCCATTATTGATCCAGACGTAGCCGTACCCCTTCATCTTAAAGTGGAGTAAAGAGGCTGTAGCTAACTGCTTCTGGCCATCGTTTATAAGGTACGTTCCGATGTATGTCCGGTCAGGTATATGGTCTTGAAATCGGCCCCATTCTGGCGACTGTTCGACAGGGAAGACTATCTGAGGATGAGATTGAACAACATTTGTATACATTTGTTCATCTATTTTGCGATATTCCATAATCTGTTGGCCCATCACTATGCTTTTGTCACTTGCCATGATAGTATCATGAAAGCAGTAAGTCTTGGAGGGTGTGCAGTTGTCTATAGAAGCAGATAAGAGCTCTTTGCGTCGCTCAAATAGTGGAGTAAGCGGAATTTTTAAGAAGTTACATTGGGGTATGATCGTTTCCTACTTGATAGTTGCGATCATCTTTTTTGGTTTTGGTTATAATGCCGGCGGGAAGTTCTGGTTTACCAAGTCGACACAGAACAGCAGTCTGCCATCACAGCTTAACTACAGCTCCGTCAATCAGCTTTATCAGCTTCTTAAGAGCAACTATGATGGCAAACTAACTGAACAGCAGCTCGTCGATGGTATGAAGAACGGCCTTATCCAATCGACGAACGATCCTTACACTGAATACTTTACGGCCTCTCAGGCCAGCTCGTTCAATAACGAGCTGAACGGTAGCTTCAGTGGTATTGGGGCCCAACTTGGTTTGCGTAATAACAACCTGACCATTGTTTCGCCACTCGCAGGCTTCCCGGCCCAGAAAGCAGGCCTGCAGGCAGGCGACATCATCCTCTCGATCAACGGGGTGAGTACGACCAACATGAATATTGATGTAGCCGTTAACGATATACGTGGTCCGAAGGGCACGACGGTAGACCTGAAGATCCTGCGCGGTAATCAAAGCCTTGATTTCAAGATTGTTCGTCAAGACATAACGGTGCCGAGTGTTACTTGGAGCGTTAACAATGGCATAGGTGACATGGTTATCACTCAGTTCGCTAATGATACTGCCGGGCTTGCAAACAAAGCCGCACAAGACTTCACCAATCAGCACGTAAAAGGTATTATCCTAGACCTGCGTGGGGATGGTGGAGGTTACTTACAGGCAGGTGTTGATGTAGCCAGCCTCTGGCTGCCACAGGGCACTGAGATCGTTCAAGAGCGTGCTGGCAGCACTGTACTTAATAGTCTTACTTCAACTGGCGATGATACTCTCCATGGCATACCGACGGCAGTGTTGGTTGACGGTGGGACGGCTAGCGCGAGCGAGATCGTCTCTGGTGCACTCCGCGATAATAACGCTGCTACCCTTATTGGCTCACAGACATTCGGTAAAGGTGTCGTCCAACAGATCTTCAATCTGACTGGCGGGAGTGAGGTAAAGATCACAGTTGCCAAATGGTACACACCAAACGGCCAAAACATCAACCATCAAGGCCTTACACCGAAGATAGTGGTGCCTATGACTACGTCTGACGTAAATTCTGGACAGGATCCGCAAAAGGCTCGGGCTGTTGAATTTCTCCAGACTGGTAGGTAAGATAAAGAGGTTAGATTGAATCATCGTAGGGTACGAGCTGGGCAATGGATTCAAAGAAGAAGATTCTCTTAGTAGAAGACGACGAAGCACTGGCAAAAGTATATCTTGCCCGTCTTAATGTTGAAGGTTTTGAGGTAGAGCATGTTAGTAACGGAGAGGATGCACTCTCGGCTGCCATCAAGTTCAAGCCAGATCTTATCCTTCTCGATGCTATGATGCCGAAGATCACTGGTTTTGATGTTCTGGACATCCTTCGTAATACCCCTGAGACTATGAATATTCGCATCGTCATGTTGACGGCTCTTGGGCAGGCTAAGGATAAAGAGCGAGCCGAAAAGCTTGGTGTTGACGACTACCTCGTTAAATCACAAGTGGTTATCGGCGACGTTGTTGATCGCATCAAGTACCACTTAGGAATGAAATAAGAGATAATTACTCAACGGTAACGAGTGTTTTGAATGAACTCTTGCCGCTGTAGCTACGACTTTTAACTCGCTTGAACTGGACAATGCCATCTTTAGCAGCGTGGATAGTAAAGTTTCGGCTAAGAAAAGTGCCAGGACCGGCTTGCTTAGTAGAGCCAACCTGTCGTACGATAATCTGTCCAGTTTTAACAGCCTGGCCGCCAAATAGCTTAACGCCGAGACGTTGGCCTGGAGAATCGCTTAAGTTTCGGGCTGCACCCGCAGCCTTTACGTGTGACA
This region of Candidatus Saccharimonadales bacterium genomic DNA includes:
- a CDS encoding permease-like cell division protein FtsX: MRRSFITFLRIVHTGAKSLLRNSWLSTAATAIMAVTLTIIVLTFVANMTFNGLIQSFTSKIDVAVYLNDNITPQQLAGFEKELRASPNVASVSYTSKAQALASWEKANSNNLSLQNALSQVSNPLPASIQVTPKDPNQLQSIANIVGEPANLNLQSGEPSYSGVRKQAINRIVSIAHFIRIVGIGASAVFAIISILIIFNTIRMAIFNRRDEIEIMKLIGASKWYIRGPFIVEAALYGVIAGAITLAFTMGLLDTQVPNIATYIPQISSTSHYFSIHRIWIMLAVIGVGMLIGILSSLLATQRYLKMHATPTRRRFLGRRLSATTTRDA
- the ftsE gene encoding cell division ATP-binding protein FtsE, with the protein product MILLDRVTKIYGKNITALNRVSIHIEPREFVIIVGTSGAGKSTFLKLLTREEKPTSGKIVVGGIDYDTLKNREIPLLRRKIGTVFQDFKLLPNRTVFENVAFALEIAGMSNREIKHTVPKVLDLVGLVGKESNFPDELSGGERQRVAIARAVVRQPKILLADEPTGNLDPKHAWDIVRILEKINKYGTTVVLTTHNQDIVNKLKRRVITISHGKVVKDQARGSYTQQ
- a CDS encoding peptidoglycan bridge formation glycyltransferase FemA/FemB family protein; translation: MASDKSIVMGQQIMEYRKIDEQMYTNVVQSHPQIVFPVEQSPEWGRFQDHIPDRTYIGTYLINDGQKQLATASLLHFKMKGYGYVWINNGPTLLTEKVSGHELASLVATLKQLVNREVNQSSLFIRLSLPAKEGGVRPAYSKSLLERTTVVDLTQDFDTILASMSQGARRGMRKAQKAGITIREVPTHEASSHFEPYHAIMRETAARDQFFAHPIATYTSMLGDLGEHVRFYAAFQNDTPIAWAIVTIYGRHGTYYYGASNEAARQESAPYLLHIEIMRALKDDGVVSYDFLGIGSPNYPGLQGVTEFKLRFGGEVKSYQPTYDLPLKMGLYRAWKLAEKTKHRLRNH
- a CDS encoding S41 family peptidase, which produces MIVSYLIVAIIFFGFGYNAGGKFWFTKSTQNSSLPSQLNYSSVNQLYQLLKSNYDGKLTEQQLVDGMKNGLIQSTNDPYTEYFTASQASSFNNELNGSFSGIGAQLGLRNNNLTIVSPLAGFPAQKAGLQAGDIILSINGVSTTNMNIDVAVNDIRGPKGTTVDLKILRGNQSLDFKIVRQDITVPSVTWSVNNGIGDMVITQFANDTAGLANKAAQDFTNQHVKGIILDLRGDGGGYLQAGVDVASLWLPQGTEIVQERAGSTVLNSLTSTGDDTLHGIPTAVLVDGGTASASEIVSGALRDNNAATLIGSQTFGKGVVQQIFNLTGGSEVKITVAKWYTPNGQNINHQGLTPKIVVPMTTSDVNSGQDPQKARAVEFLQTGR
- a CDS encoding response regulator, coding for MDSKKKILLVEDDEALAKVYLARLNVEGFEVEHVSNGEDALSAAIKFKPDLILLDAMMPKITGFDVLDILRNTPETMNIRIVMLTALGQAKDKERAEKLGVDDYLVKSQVVIGDVVDRIKYHLGMK
- a CDS encoding CHAP domain-containing protein, yielding MLHLLASVKNKPKKSLLNQIRHIRGYGGILLAFVLAFSLPVAVYADQFDTQIQQLQQQQSQAQSQSDQLGQEAGNIQAQIDTLENQIASVQAQIDANTAQYNSLTQQIAAAQAELHKQQGILGADIKAMYLQGQTSTIEMLASSQNLSSFLNQQQYTSVVKDEIVTTMGKIRQLREKLSSQQQQVTILLNQQKQLDATLAGQESQANADLAATNQQKAQFDASVANLSGQIATLRAEQAAALAAAMGSGGSSPVGGVITYTGLSGNVSACGGGYPAVYCNAPHDSLVDQWGLYNRECVSYVAWAEQYEYGHQVPDFNGAGNADQWIGTLAADGDAYADGNPTVGAAVYMPIGGVGHMALVNSVFSQNGQTWVYVSQYNFDMNLSGDYSTMDVEVTPNLQFIHFTH
- the prfB gene encoding peptide chain release factor 2, which gives rise to MESVQRQVEELSGKIREAIVTAKIGQLEQEDEQLTKEASDPQFWNDSLRAQEVTRRQVKLKTLIEPLRQLEKDVNDLKELARLGDASMTEELVGQIGELENRYSEMQLAVSLSGQYDDHDAVVELRAGAGGTDAQDWTKMLERMYLRWAQAHKMKTEIVDKSAGEEAGIKSESIVISGQNAYGLLKGEHGVHRLVRLSPFNADHLRQTSFAMVEVLPQIDRPEELPLDEKDLKIDVFRAGGHGGQSVNTTDSAVRVTHVPTGIVVTIQNERSQLQNKETALKILRSRLAQLQLVQHKERIDELKGPNQSAEWGNQIRSYVLHPYTLVKDNRTKHEEHDAQRVLDGDLDPFINSYLTSSTK
- a CDS encoding 50S ribosomal protein L27, whose translation is MSHVKAAGAARNLSDSPGQRLGVKLFGGQAVKTGQIIVRQVGSTKQAGPGTFLSRNFTIHAAKDGIVQFKRVKSRSYSGKSSFKTLVTVE
- the murD gene encoding UDP-N-acetylmuramoyl-L-alanine--D-glutamate ligase gives rise to the protein MKLSDLAGKKFAIWGVIREGTIMANVADKAGAIVSLVSDKRGDSTPDELTLESGKKLTVQKGSDALSALLDADIVCKSPGITMHHPFVDKIKAKNIPLTSATKLWLDEYTDKTIAVTGSKGKSTTASLLAHLMERLGFDVQLGGNIGVPLFALPKGHRWYIAELSSHQTYDIDRSPWGAVFTALFPENLDWYTSVEEYYSAKLNLAAHKPHFVVANGDNSELHRRLPAAITARVEWVPSNQLKVDENGAVVFKDAILIPSDKIPLLGRHNQINLCLCLRVLEMLDVDLRENRDRLAKAVAEFAPLAYRLHPISQKTGLRWVDDGLSTSPEATIAALETFPREEVTVLVGGHDRGLDYTSLKKYLSERNQPVTVLTIPDTGDAIAELLMDLPKHTITRCSSLEEAVKKAAEVTPKNGVVLLSPGAASFGRFKDYEARSAAFKKYIDEL